In one window of Zingiber officinale cultivar Zhangliang chromosome 11A, Zo_v1.1, whole genome shotgun sequence DNA:
- the LOC122031268 gene encoding zinc finger MYM-type protein 1-like — MPPRRRPPPADQRLLPASRIFGKTLPRHRPTQLAREPAVTDSHRNCLLPPPPRLLAVAGPGVTKLPCRLLAVALPVTRVSRDTPSQPRNFSLQPPECPEVVAVVGMNAPGNNQMIAPKIQKQLVNACAVETTNAILADLRDRWLTLLLDEARDCSVKEQMVVVIRYVNKHGEVIERFIAVVHVATTITACLKKAIDSLFAKYGLSMARLRGQGYDGASNMSGEFNGLKSLIMKENPCALYVHCFAHQLQLAVVAIAQANQYVCDFMWIVGSVVNTSTSSCKRADKLQQLEHDRKVKLLERGEISSGRGLNQETSLARPGDTRWGSHHSTLCRIEQMWPSIIEVLQNLIDDGDRSS; from the exons ATGCCGCCGCGGCGCCGCCCACCTCCTGCCGACCAGCGGCTCTtgccggccagcaggatctttgGCAAAACCCTACCGCGACACCGCCCAACACAACTCGCAAGGGAGCCAGCGGTCACGGACAGTCACAGAAATTGTTTGCTGCCGCCACCTCCTAGGCTCCTAGCTGTTGCTGGTCCCGGAGTAACGAAGCTCCCCTGCCGCCTGCTGGCTGTCGCCCTGCCGGTCACACGCGTGAGTCGTGACACGCCGTCGCAGCCTCGCAACTTTAGCCTTCAACCTCCAG AGTGTCCAGAAGTTGTGGCAGTTGTTGGAATGAATGCACCtggaaataatcaaatgattgcccCAAAAATTCAAAAGCAATTGGTGAATGCTTGTGCAGTTGAGACCACAAATGCTATTCTAGCTGATCTTAGAGATAGGTGGCTCACTTTACTACTTGATGAGGCTCGTGATTGTTCAGTGAAAGAGCAAATGGTAGTTGTTATTAGATATGTGAACAAACATGGAGAGGTGATTGAACGATTTATAGCTGTAGTTCATGTTGCAACAACTATAACTGCTTGTTTGAAGAAGGCAATCGACTCTTTATTTGCTAAGTATGGTTTGTCAATGGCAAGATTGAGgggtcaaggatatgatggtgcttCAAATATGTCTGGAGAATTTAATGGCTTAAAGTCACTGATAATGAAAGAAAATCCGTGTGCATTgtatgttcattgttttgctcatcaactcCAACTAGCGGTTGTAGCTATTGCTCAAGCAAATCAATATGTTTGTGATTTCATGTGGATTGTTGGTTCGGTTGTGAACACATCTACATCATCTTGCAAAAGGGCCGACAAACTTCAACAACTTGAACATGACAGAAAAGTTAAACTTCTTGAAAGAGGAGAGATTAGTTCTGGTAGAGGATTAAACCAAGAAACTAGTCTAGCTAGACCTGGAGATACACGATGGGGGTCTCATCATTCAACTTTATGTCGTATTGAACAAATGTGGCCATCTATTATAGAGGTTCTTCAAAATTTGATTGATGATGGTGATCGTTCTTCTTAG